The Shewanella japonica genome has a window encoding:
- a CDS encoding DUF1097 domain-containing protein, with protein MEHRWQIAISAGLLAALWAGVADVFQLVTWVGFLSCSTFFAQTETGLKGMLMAMSTNLSGVFWGWLIISGSGFFISPIVGYAFTGVATAAMCLQASYQKLAFIPGAFIGCCITFALGADLAAILPPLLLGAMLGYSMSLLTNQLISITPKIQGLFTAAPANDA; from the coding sequence ATGGAACATCGTTGGCAAATAGCAATATCAGCAGGTCTACTCGCAGCGCTATGGGCTGGGGTTGCCGATGTTTTCCAGTTAGTGACTTGGGTTGGTTTTTTAAGCTGTAGCACTTTTTTTGCTCAAACAGAAACTGGCCTTAAAGGCATGCTGATGGCTATGAGTACGAATCTGTCAGGTGTTTTTTGGGGTTGGCTTATTATCTCGGGGAGTGGGTTCTTTATTTCACCGATTGTAGGTTACGCATTTACCGGTGTTGCCACTGCAGCGATGTGTTTACAGGCGAGTTATCAAAAACTGGCGTTTATCCCAGGTGCGTTTATTGGCTGCTGTATTACATTTGCATTAGGCGCTGATTTAGCAGCTATTTTACCGCCATTATTATTGGGCGCCATGCTGGGTTACAGCATGAGTTTATTGACCAATCAACTTATTAGCATCACACCGAAAATTCAGGGATTATTTACTGCAGCCCCCGCTAACGATGCTTAA
- a CDS encoding coproporphyrinogen III oxidase family protein, whose protein sequence is MKNYLSNSRLNLATNSLDWVMGHTIKQSLSLKDAVPLDGIQQLAVPEKPIETLYIHIPFCHTLCRFCSFHKIKFNEGVAKTYFKALRQEIRTVIAQGYRFNRVYIGGGTTTILEDELIKTIELIKSITTIREVSCESDPIYFKEGNPHLLKGLVDRMSIGVQSFDDKILKASGRFEKFGSGLQQAEYVSRAIEVIPTVNLDMMYGFKMQTPETVANDLAQTIRLSPDQITTYPLTVGIGQNRKKAGCLAGQPEELWPQFLAVKEALAERYIMEFPWTFSRNFGQPVENKYVLDGEDCFGVGSGAFGRFGEQFRISSFDIPDYIERIQSNQTGTSYTKPLDNKALLQHHLMMMMGHGLLDNAQFKAHTGKTLWQAFPLEMSYLISAGALNKQGSNYVTTPAGQFIGLKMFSGFLAGMDFLREQARELPLSMKSDSEASANNSIANETKTDSGIIV, encoded by the coding sequence ATGAAAAACTACCTATCAAACTCAAGATTAAATCTTGCGACAAATAGTCTTGACTGGGTCATGGGACACACCATCAAACAATCGCTAAGTCTTAAAGATGCAGTGCCTTTAGATGGAATTCAGCAATTAGCGGTACCAGAAAAACCGATTGAGACCTTATACATTCACATTCCTTTTTGTCATACATTGTGTCGATTTTGCTCGTTCCACAAAATTAAGTTTAATGAAGGCGTCGCTAAAACTTATTTTAAAGCCCTAAGACAAGAAATTCGCACAGTAATTGCACAAGGATACCGATTTAATCGAGTGTATATTGGCGGCGGCACGACCACGATTTTAGAAGATGAATTAATCAAAACTATCGAACTGATTAAATCTATTACCACGATAAGAGAAGTCTCTTGCGAGAGCGATCCGATATACTTTAAAGAAGGTAATCCGCATTTACTTAAAGGCTTAGTGGATCGCATGTCTATCGGGGTGCAGAGCTTTGATGACAAGATTTTAAAGGCCAGTGGTCGATTTGAAAAATTTGGTAGTGGATTACAACAAGCCGAATACGTTAGCCGTGCAATTGAAGTAATACCAACGGTTAATCTCGATATGATGTACGGCTTTAAAATGCAGACCCCAGAGACTGTAGCCAATGATTTAGCCCAAACAATTCGTCTCAGCCCAGATCAAATCACCACTTATCCGCTTACCGTAGGCATTGGTCAAAACCGTAAAAAAGCGGGTTGCCTTGCTGGCCAACCCGAAGAACTTTGGCCACAATTTTTAGCGGTAAAAGAAGCACTGGCTGAGCGGTATATTATGGAGTTCCCATGGACTTTCAGTCGTAACTTTGGCCAACCCGTTGAAAATAAGTATGTATTAGATGGCGAAGATTGTTTCGGTGTTGGCTCTGGTGCTTTCGGGCGTTTTGGCGAGCAGTTCAGGATCTCAAGTTTTGATATCCCTGACTATATTGAGCGTATCCAATCTAATCAAACCGGAACCAGCTACACCAAACCATTAGATAACAAAGCATTATTACAACATCATTTAATGATGATGATGGGGCATGGACTATTGGATAACGCCCAATTTAAAGCACATACAGGTAAAACATTGTGGCAAGCGTTCCCACTTGAGATGAGTTATTTGATTTCAGCAGGCGCACTGAATAAACAAGGCAGTAACTATGTGACCACACCGGCAGGTCAATTTATTGGTTTGAAAATGTTCTCAGGCTTTTTAGCTGGGATGGACTTCTTACGTGAACAAGCAAGAGAACTGCCCTTATCAATGAAATCTGACAGCGAAGCATCTGCTAATAACAGCATCGCTAATGAAACAAAAACAGATTCAGGCATTATCGTTTAA
- a CDS encoding TlpA family protein disulfide reductase gives MNVIDIHHNGDHIKLAKWLLFAAAVIQGVLLSSLAWGADEQGDKGYQFPKAADFSLFDANGKQWSLESTAGKPVVIHFWATWCPYCKKLQPGLERLRQTYQDTDLEMVAISFREDKGAQPQSVLKSRGIEMQTLINGDSVADLYGVKGTPTTVFVNRSGEVVWVTQVSDPDSPKLAQAIEYILTP, from the coding sequence ATGAATGTGATTGATATTCACCATAACGGTGACCATATAAAACTCGCCAAATGGCTACTATTCGCTGCGGCAGTTATACAAGGTGTTTTATTGTCATCGCTAGCATGGGGCGCTGATGAGCAAGGTGATAAAGGGTATCAATTTCCCAAAGCCGCCGATTTTTCGCTGTTTGATGCTAATGGTAAACAATGGTCACTTGAATCGACTGCTGGCAAGCCCGTTGTTATTCACTTTTGGGCGACTTGGTGTCCTTACTGCAAAAAGCTGCAACCTGGTTTAGAAAGATTACGGCAAACTTATCAAGATACTGATTTAGAGATGGTAGCGATTAGTTTTCGTGAAGATAAGGGCGCACAACCGCAGAGTGTGTTAAAAAGTCGAGGGATAGAGATGCAAACGCTGATAAACGGTGACAGTGTGGCCGACTTATATGGCGTTAAAGGTACACCAACTACCGTATTTGTAAATCGAAGTGGGGAAGTGGTGTGGGTGACACAAGTGTCCGACCCTGACTCGCCTAAACTAGCTCAAGCCATAGAATATATCCTTACGCCGTAA
- a CDS encoding alpha/beta fold hydrolase — translation MPTLTDWQQDSYFQQFSFAKEADYSIFVKHAGDTNNPALLLIHGFPTSSYDWQPIWQSLSAQFHVITLDMIGFGLSDKPTQFHYSFAAQANLIEQLLASLKINNVHILSHDYGNTVTQELLARQQLNQPNYRMLSTVLLNGGIFPEVIHPILIQRLLLSPLGFLVAKGMGFKAFKRNFDTICTINISESELQKHWQLIKHHQGERVFHKLIQYMKERKVNRDRWVNALIDNPTPMRFINGLDDPISGQDMLERYEALIDTPDAISLHDIGHYPQLEAPSLVLKHAMAFWQRHQIIG, via the coding sequence ATGCCGACATTGACTGACTGGCAACAAGATAGCTATTTTCAGCAATTTTCTTTTGCAAAAGAAGCTGACTATTCTATTTTCGTAAAACATGCAGGAGATACTAATAATCCCGCGTTATTACTGATCCATGGCTTTCCCACCAGCAGTTATGATTGGCAGCCTATATGGCAAAGTCTCAGCGCTCAGTTTCATGTCATTACCTTAGATATGATTGGCTTTGGATTATCAGATAAACCCACCCAATTTCACTATTCGTTCGCCGCTCAAGCCAATTTAATCGAGCAACTACTCGCGTCACTCAAGATAAATAATGTGCATATTTTGTCTCATGATTATGGCAACACAGTCACACAAGAGTTACTGGCGAGGCAACAGCTCAATCAACCCAATTATCGAATGCTGAGCACAGTGTTATTAAACGGCGGTATTTTTCCTGAAGTGATTCACCCAATTCTTATCCAAAGATTGTTATTAAGCCCACTCGGCTTTTTAGTCGCTAAAGGAATGGGATTCAAAGCATTTAAACGTAACTTTGATACCATTTGCACAATCAACATTTCAGAAAGCGAACTACAAAAACATTGGCAATTGATTAAACATCATCAAGGTGAGCGAGTGTTTCATAAGCTTATTCAATACATGAAAGAGCGAAAGGTGAATCGTGACCGTTGGGTCAATGCGCTTATTGATAACCCAACGCCGATGCGCTTCATTAATGGGCTAGATGATCCTATTTCTGGCCAAGATATGCTTGAGCGATATGAAGCTCTGATTGATACTCCAGATGCTATCAGCCTGCATGATATTGGTCATTACCCTCAACTAGAAGCGCCAAGCCTAGTATTGAAGCATGCAATGGCATTCTGGCAGCGCCACCAAATTATTGGTTAA
- a CDS encoding acyl-CoA dehydrogenase C-terminal domain-containing protein, giving the protein MPIYQAPLRDYQFILSELLSIYDQTELAGFDEIDPELTDAILQGIADFTTDIMLPLNASGDLEGCQLKDGNVITPKGFKEAYQQYIDDGWATLTCDPEYGGQGLPEVIGTFATEMKTATNMAFAMYPGLTHGAYSAIHVHGSDALKQKYLAKLVSGEWTGTMNLTESHAGTDLALLRTKATPVADGKFAISGEKIFISSGDHDLAENIVHLVLAKLPDAPEGVKGISLFAVPKFHVNNDGSLGEANQLCASALEHKMGIHGNSTCVMVFDGAVGELVGEPHQGLKAMFTMMNQARLGVGIQGLGVSDIAYQNALVYAKERIQGRALSGVKQPQQAADSILVHGDVRRMLLSQKSFNEGTRALMGQQALWLDQAERHSDPVKAKQAAALAALFTPIVKGFVTDQGFKACVDAQQIYGGHGYINEWGMEQFVRDIRIAMIYEGTNGVQALDLVGRKLLSDKGATLTLWSDMVKGFIGEHSNNDAMKPYLAGLMDAATDLEKATGFIAQSAAKNPDMIGAASMPYMQLFGISALAWMWARIAATSIAALDAGTDESDFYQAKLNTAEFYMRYWGCQTRSLRKQVEMSSAQIATFDEADF; this is encoded by the coding sequence ATGCCGATTTATCAAGCCCCACTGCGTGATTACCAATTTATCCTATCTGAGCTGCTATCTATCTATGATCAAACCGAACTCGCAGGCTTTGATGAAATAGACCCAGAGCTAACCGACGCTATTTTGCAAGGCATCGCCGATTTCACCACCGACATCATGTTACCTTTAAATGCCTCTGGCGATCTTGAAGGATGCCAACTTAAAGATGGCAACGTCATTACGCCTAAAGGTTTTAAAGAGGCTTACCAACAATACATTGATGATGGCTGGGCTACGCTCACCTGCGATCCTGAATATGGCGGTCAAGGCTTACCTGAAGTCATTGGCACCTTTGCCACCGAAATGAAAACCGCCACCAATATGGCTTTTGCCATGTATCCTGGGTTAACCCATGGCGCTTATTCAGCCATCCATGTCCATGGAAGCGATGCACTGAAACAAAAATATTTAGCAAAATTAGTCAGTGGTGAATGGACTGGAACCATGAACTTAACTGAATCCCATGCTGGAACCGATCTTGCCCTTCTTCGTACTAAAGCAACCCCCGTTGCTGATGGCAAATTTGCAATCAGTGGCGAGAAAATTTTCATTTCATCAGGGGATCATGACTTAGCTGAAAACATTGTCCATTTAGTTTTGGCCAAGCTGCCTGATGCACCAGAAGGGGTGAAAGGTATTTCATTGTTCGCGGTGCCAAAATTTCATGTAAACAATGACGGTAGCTTAGGTGAAGCCAATCAGTTATGTGCCAGTGCGTTAGAGCACAAAATGGGGATTCATGGTAACTCAACCTGTGTCATGGTGTTTGATGGCGCTGTAGGAGAGTTGGTTGGCGAACCTCATCAAGGTCTAAAAGCCATGTTTACTATGATGAACCAAGCTCGCCTTGGCGTTGGTATTCAGGGCTTAGGCGTATCTGACATCGCTTATCAAAATGCGCTGGTTTATGCCAAAGAGCGCATTCAAGGCCGAGCCCTTTCTGGAGTTAAACAGCCACAACAAGCTGCAGACTCGATTTTGGTTCACGGTGATGTGCGTCGTATGTTGTTATCTCAAAAGTCATTCAATGAAGGAACGCGTGCATTAATGGGCCAACAGGCTTTATGGCTTGATCAAGCTGAGCGACACAGCGATCCTGTAAAAGCTAAACAAGCGGCAGCGCTTGCAGCCCTTTTTACGCCAATCGTAAAAGGGTTTGTGACCGATCAAGGCTTTAAAGCTTGTGTTGATGCTCAGCAGATTTATGGCGGACACGGCTATATTAATGAATGGGGTATGGAGCAATTTGTACGTGATATTCGAATTGCGATGATTTATGAAGGCACAAATGGCGTACAAGCACTCGATCTTGTTGGTCGTAAATTATTATCAGATAAAGGCGCAACACTGACATTATGGTCAGATATGGTTAAAGGCTTTATTGGTGAGCATAGTAATAATGACGCGATGAAACCTTACCTTGCAGGGTTAATGGATGCAGCCACGGATTTAGAAAAAGCCACCGGCTTTATTGCACAGTCAGCGGCTAAAAATCCCGATATGATTGGTGCAGCCTCAATGCCATATATGCAGTTATTTGGCATTAGTGCCCTTGCATGGATGTGGGCACGAATTGCAGCGACTTCAATTGCCGCCCTTGATGCAGGTACAGATGAGTCTGATTTTTATCAAGCTAAGTTAAATACAGCCGAGTTTTATATGCGATATTGGGGATGCCAAACGCGCAGTTTACGCAAGCAAGTCGAAATGAGCAGCGCGCAAATTGCAACCTTTGATGAAGCCGATTTTTAG
- a CDS encoding thymidine kinase, protein MAQLYFYYSAMNAGKSTSLLQSSYNYRERGMNTLVMTASIDDRYGVGKVASRIGVETDAQVFGANDNLSTMIEAELESQQLHCILIDESQFLSKEQVKQLTHVVDNLDIPVLCYGLKTDFQGELFSGSQYLLAWADKLVELKTICHCGRKANMVVRLDGNGKPMREGEQVAIGGNESYESVCRKHFREFIWD, encoded by the coding sequence TTGGCACAACTCTATTTCTATTATTCGGCAATGAATGCCGGCAAATCAACTTCGCTTCTCCAATCATCTTATAACTACCGTGAACGTGGCATGAATACGCTTGTTATGACAGCGTCAATTGATGACAGATACGGTGTTGGAAAAGTGGCGTCTAGAATAGGGGTTGAAACAGATGCTCAAGTATTTGGAGCAAACGATAATTTATCGACCATGATTGAAGCTGAGCTTGAATCTCAGCAATTACACTGCATTTTAATTGATGAGTCCCAGTTTTTAAGTAAAGAACAAGTGAAGCAATTAACTCATGTGGTGGATAATCTTGATATCCCAGTATTGTGTTACGGCCTGAAAACGGATTTCCAAGGGGAGTTGTTCAGCGGTAGTCAATATCTACTCGCTTGGGCAGATAAATTGGTTGAGTTAAAAACCATTTGTCACTGTGGTCGCAAAGCCAATATGGTCGTTCGCCTTGATGGTAATGGAAAACCTATGCGTGAAGGTGAGCAGGTTGCTATTGGTGGTAATGAAAGCTACGAGTCAGTGTGTCGTAAGCATTTTAGAGAATTTATCTGGGATTAG
- a CDS encoding Na+/H+ antiporter NhaC family protein gives MMITSYADSALSLLPPVVAIVLAVVTRKVLLSLGLGIIAGVILLTDFSFTGAASHLVSTVTSLVWDDGALNAWNLQIIGFLVVLGVITALITVSGSARAFADWAHQRIRNKRDAKLMTMFLGCVVFIDDYFNSIVVGSIARPITDRYHISRAKLAYLLDSTAAPVCVISPVSSWGAYIIALIGGILTAHGFADTGHLSVFLQMVPMNFYAIFALLLLLCVAIFGLDIGPMRQHERNAQKGELFDESKGLPPGATADLPEADTGKIMGLFLPIFVLVAATIYFMVSTGADALAGEGLPFSVLGAFENTEVSESLFYGSLVGLVVTIALTMQQKISTSMMFTGIKVGAKSMLPAIYILLFAWTIASVIGELETGKYMASLATGNIPFALLPAVLFLLAGLTAFSTGTSWGTFGIMLPIAADMAMGSDSTMMLPMLAAVLSGAVFGDHCSPISDTTILSSTGASCHHLDHVMTQLPYAIIVAVISIVGYTVLGFSGSVAMGFITCSVLFVLAILGLKIATK, from the coding sequence ATGATGATAACAAGTTATGCCGATTCGGCACTCTCTCTTTTGCCTCCTGTTGTGGCAATTGTATTAGCAGTAGTTACACGCAAAGTACTTCTTTCATTAGGTTTAGGTATTATTGCTGGCGTGATATTGCTGACTGATTTCTCTTTTACTGGAGCTGCAAGCCACTTAGTGAGTACTGTCACCAGTTTAGTGTGGGATGACGGCGCACTCAATGCCTGGAATTTACAAATTATTGGCTTCTTGGTTGTATTGGGGGTGATCACCGCTTTAATTACCGTGAGTGGTTCAGCACGTGCGTTTGCTGATTGGGCACACCAACGTATTCGCAATAAACGTGACGCCAAACTCATGACCATGTTCTTAGGTTGTGTGGTATTTATCGACGATTACTTCAACAGTATCGTGGTTGGCTCAATCGCACGTCCTATTACTGATCGCTACCATATTTCACGTGCAAAACTGGCCTACTTGTTAGATTCAACCGCTGCGCCAGTTTGTGTTATCTCTCCAGTCTCAAGCTGGGGCGCATACATTATTGCCCTAATTGGCGGTATCTTAACGGCACATGGTTTTGCTGATACCGGCCATTTAAGCGTGTTTTTACAAATGGTGCCGATGAACTTTTATGCCATTTTTGCGCTATTACTTTTATTGTGTGTTGCTATCTTTGGTTTAGACATTGGCCCAATGCGCCAACATGAGCGTAATGCGCAAAAAGGCGAACTCTTTGACGAAAGCAAAGGGTTACCTCCAGGCGCCACCGCTGATTTACCAGAAGCTGATACAGGTAAAATCATGGGGTTATTCCTGCCGATTTTTGTGCTTGTGGCGGCAACTATTTACTTTATGGTTTCAACCGGTGCTGATGCGCTGGCGGGTGAAGGTTTACCATTTAGTGTTTTAGGTGCATTTGAAAACACTGAAGTCAGCGAATCATTATTTTACGGCTCATTAGTGGGTCTAGTGGTGACGATTGCATTAACCATGCAGCAAAAAATTAGCACCAGCATGATGTTTACTGGAATCAAAGTTGGCGCTAAGTCAATGTTGCCAGCTATTTATATCTTGTTATTTGCTTGGACAATTGCGTCAGTGATTGGCGAGCTTGAAACGGGTAAATATATGGCGAGCTTGGCAACGGGTAATATTCCATTTGCATTGCTGCCTGCAGTGCTATTTTTATTAGCTGGTTTAACCGCATTTTCAACCGGCACTAGCTGGGGCACATTTGGTATTATGTTACCAATCGCTGCCGATATGGCGATGGGCAGTGATAGCACTATGATGTTACCAATGCTTGCCGCGGTGCTTTCTGGTGCGGTATTTGGAGACCATTGTTCACCGATTTCTGATACCACTATCTTGTCTTCGACAGGAGCGAGCTGTCACCATCTTGACCACGTTATGACACAATTGCCTTACGCGATAATCGTAGCGGTTATCAGTATTGTGGGTTATACCGTGCTTGGTTTCTCTGGTTCTGTTGCGATGGGCTTTATTACGTGTTCTGTATTGTTCGTATTAGCAATCTTAGGACTAAAAATAGCCACTAAGTAG
- a CDS encoding electron transfer flavoprotein subunit alpha/FixB family protein, producing the protein MAILVLAEHDNASLKLDTAKVVSAATAIGGDVHVLVAGSHVGAVVASAQALSGVSKVLVADNAAYEAQMAENLSKLIVNVASDYDYVLAAASSVGKDTLPCVAALLDVAQISEVVDVVSADTFVRPIYAGSALATVQSLDDKKVMTVRTSAFDAAGNDGSAEAVNIDFVAEAKTVFVSQTLTESERPELGSAGVIVSGGRGMGSGENFAILEALADKLTAAVGASRAAVDAGYVPNDLQVGQTGKIVAPDLYIAVGISGAIQHLAGMKDSKVIVAINKDPEAPIFQVADYGLEADLFDAIPELTQSL; encoded by the coding sequence ATGGCTATTTTAGTATTAGCAGAACACGATAACGCAAGTTTAAAATTAGACACGGCCAAAGTCGTTAGTGCAGCAACCGCAATTGGCGGCGATGTCCATGTGCTTGTTGCTGGTAGTCATGTTGGTGCTGTGGTTGCATCTGCACAAGCACTATCGGGTGTGAGTAAAGTCCTTGTAGCTGACAATGCTGCTTATGAAGCGCAAATGGCTGAAAACCTTTCTAAGTTAATTGTTAATGTCGCCAGTGATTACGATTACGTGCTAGCTGCAGCAAGCAGTGTAGGTAAAGATACACTTCCTTGTGTGGCAGCATTATTAGATGTTGCGCAAATTTCTGAAGTCGTAGATGTGGTGAGTGCTGACACATTTGTACGTCCTATTTATGCAGGTTCTGCATTGGCGACAGTACAAAGCTTAGATGACAAAAAAGTGATGACGGTTCGTACCAGTGCATTTGATGCTGCAGGCAACGATGGCAGTGCTGAAGCGGTTAACATTGATTTTGTTGCAGAAGCTAAGACTGTTTTTGTTTCGCAAACTCTCACAGAATCTGAGCGCCCTGAATTAGGCAGCGCTGGAGTGATTGTTTCTGGTGGTCGTGGCATGGGTAGCGGTGAGAACTTTGCTATTCTAGAAGCATTAGCTGACAAGCTAACCGCTGCCGTTGGCGCTTCACGTGCCGCTGTTGATGCTGGTTATGTTCCTAACGATTTGCAAGTCGGTCAAACAGGTAAAATTGTTGCTCCTGATCTGTATATCGCTGTCGGTATATCTGGCGCCATTCAACACTTAGCGGGTATGAAAGACTCTAAAGTGATTGTGGCTATCAATAAAGATCCTGAAGCGCCAATTTTCCAAGTGGCTGATTATGGACTTGAAGCTGACTTATTTGATGCGATTCCAGAGTTAACTCAATCTTTGTAA
- a CDS encoding electron transfer flavoprotein subunit beta/FixA family protein, which translates to MKVLVPVKRVVDANVKVRVKADNTDVDTANLKMALNPFCEIAVEEAVRLKEAGSVTEVVVVSIGAKSVQEQLRTSMALGADRAIHVTTDEDLVPLSIAKILKAVQEKEQADVIIFGKQSIDGDNNQTGQMLAALTDMPQATFASELTLTADSAEVTREVDGGLQTLKMPLPAVVTADLRLNEPRYASLPNIMKAKRKPLETLSIDDLGVSLKAHQNVIKVTPPAERQAGVMVSSVAELVEKLKNEAKVI; encoded by the coding sequence ATGAAAGTATTGGTGCCTGTAAAGCGCGTAGTCGATGCCAATGTGAAAGTCAGAGTAAAAGCTGATAACACAGATGTTGATACTGCTAATTTGAAAATGGCCTTGAACCCATTTTGTGAAATCGCGGTAGAAGAAGCCGTTAGACTAAAAGAAGCGGGAAGTGTCACAGAAGTTGTAGTGGTGAGTATTGGTGCCAAATCAGTACAAGAGCAGTTACGTACTTCAATGGCTTTGGGTGCTGACCGTGCCATTCATGTGACGACTGATGAAGATTTAGTGCCGTTATCAATTGCTAAAATTTTAAAAGCGGTTCAAGAAAAAGAACAAGCTGATGTGATTATTTTTGGTAAGCAATCAATTGATGGCGACAATAACCAGACAGGCCAAATGCTTGCTGCTTTAACTGATATGCCACAAGCAACATTTGCTTCTGAATTAACATTAACTGCTGACAGTGCTGAAGTGACTCGTGAAGTTGATGGTGGGTTACAAACATTAAAAATGCCGTTACCAGCTGTGGTGACTGCGGACTTACGCTTAAATGAGCCTCGCTATGCTTCATTACCTAATATTATGAAAGCAAAGCGTAAACCACTTGAAACCTTATCTATTGATGACTTGGGTGTAAGCCTTAAAGCACATCAAAATGTGATTAAAGTGACGCCACCTGCAGAACGTCAAGCAGGTGTCATGGTGAGTTCGGTGGCTGAACTTGTTGAAAAGTTAAAAAATGAAGCGAAGGTGATCTAA
- a CDS encoding H-NS family nucleoid-associated regulatory protein: protein MSDFLEILTHGRRFKAAVKELSLDELRELSTKLEKIITEREEDEKAELEANAERNARIAEILAQIENSGLSIEDLGEVTAKPAPKKRAPRPAKYQIEVDGELIQWTGQGRMPTVFKNQVDNGKTMEDFLIPGME from the coding sequence ATGAGTGACTTTTTAGAAATTTTGACACATGGTCGTCGTTTTAAAGCTGCTGTAAAAGAGTTATCACTAGATGAATTACGTGAACTTTCTACTAAGCTTGAAAAAATCATTACAGAAAGAGAAGAAGACGAAAAAGCTGAATTAGAAGCCAATGCTGAGCGTAATGCCCGCATTGCTGAAATATTAGCTCAAATTGAAAATAGCGGTTTATCAATTGAAGATTTAGGTGAAGTAACAGCAAAGCCTGCACCTAAAAAGCGTGCCCCACGCCCTGCTAAATATCAAATTGAAGTTGATGGCGAATTAATTCAATGGACTGGTCAAGGCCGCATGCCAACTGTATTTAAAAACCAAGTAGATAATGGTAAAACAATGGAAGACTTCTTAATTCCAGGTATGGAATAA
- the rcsF gene encoding Rcs stress response system protein RcsF yields MNVSRPMMSFALVSSFLLSGCASDYTFNSNLDSKAIDEYFKPTSVELFKDGERPTGAFDIVALVEGESCQETETGVPANVADARTQARKKANELGANGLIVKKCLLTEQPTETCFTQAFCVGQAIKMHNVQ; encoded by the coding sequence ATGAATGTTTCTCGTCCAATGATGTCTTTCGCACTAGTATCAAGCTTTTTATTATCAGGCTGCGCAAGTGATTATACTTTTAATAGTAATTTAGACAGTAAAGCCATAGATGAGTATTTCAAGCCAACAAGCGTTGAACTATTTAAAGACGGTGAACGTCCAACTGGCGCATTTGATATTGTTGCCCTAGTTGAAGGCGAGTCTTGCCAAGAAACGGAAACTGGCGTACCCGCTAATGTCGCCGATGCACGCACACAAGCCCGTAAAAAGGCCAATGAACTGGGTGCTAATGGACTTATCGTTAAGAAGTGTCTATTAACAGAACAACCAACAGAAACTTGCTTTACCCAAGCATTCTGCGTCGGCCAAGCAATTAAAATGCACAATGTGCAATAA
- the tsaA gene encoding tRNA (N6-threonylcarbamoyladenosine(37)-N6)-methyltransferase TrmO: MTTHSDQPFQSDIEAVAICRTPYKQKFGIPRQPGLVNVKGWVELTPKFNQLDAVRGIEQYSHLWLLFCFHENLAQGWKNTVRPPRLGGNEKLGVFATRSTFRPNGIGQSVVKLHSVVRRNGKICLEISGMDLLDGTPIIDIKPYIPFSDAIDNATGGIAQSAPELIEVQYSSLAETQVLAHSKALDISHLQQVITDVLAQDPRPAYKKAKVDLKIYQVALFDIDVFWRVNDKTIEVIEIKPTSVC, from the coding sequence ATGACTACTCATTCTGACCAGCCGTTTCAATCTGATATTGAAGCGGTTGCAATTTGTCGCACGCCATATAAACAAAAGTTTGGTATTCCTAGGCAACCTGGCCTAGTTAATGTCAAAGGCTGGGTTGAGTTAACCCCCAAATTTAACCAACTCGATGCCGTCAGGGGTATTGAACAATATTCACACCTTTGGCTACTTTTTTGTTTTCATGAAAACTTAGCACAAGGCTGGAAAAACACCGTTAGACCTCCTCGACTAGGCGGAAATGAAAAGCTAGGCGTATTTGCTACCCGCTCTACTTTTAGACCAAATGGCATTGGCCAATCTGTAGTTAAATTACATTCAGTTGTTAGACGCAACGGTAAAATCTGCCTAGAAATATCTGGAATGGATTTATTAGATGGCACACCAATCATTGACATAAAACCCTATATTCCATTTTCTGACGCCATTGATAATGCAACTGGGGGCATTGCTCAATCAGCACCAGAATTAATAGAGGTTCAATATTCATCATTAGCTGAAACACAAGTTTTGGCTCACTCTAAAGCGCTTGATATATCGCATTTACAACAAGTAATTACGGATGTTTTAGCGCAAGACCCGAGGCCTGCATATAAAAAAGCCAAAGTTGATCTTAAAATTTATCAAGTTGCTTTATTTGATATAGATGTATTTTGGCGAGTTAATGATAAAACGATTGAGGTGATTGAAATTAAACCGACTAGCGTATGTTAA